A single region of the Kineosporiaceae bacterium SCSIO 59966 genome encodes:
- a CDS encoding leucyl/phenylalanyl-tRNA--protein transferase: protein MPLEPPASPWAAELARRVVTAPAGEDLVAVGADLAPGTLLAAYRVGAFPMGVGRHGRPPLGWWSPDPRGVLHPSDLRVSRSLRRSMRRFELRVDTAFDEVVAGCADPGRDGRWITPEIADAYRLLHALGWAHSVETWCDGRLAGGLYGVAVGGLFAGESMFHRETDASKAALVGLVALLRGDGDPRRLIDVQWRTAHLATLGVTEVPRKRYLRLLERALTAPDTDWGVRDPSV from the coding sequence GTGCCGCTCGAACCGCCCGCGTCGCCCTGGGCCGCGGAGCTCGCCCGGCGTGTCGTGACTGCCCCCGCGGGGGAGGACCTGGTCGCAGTCGGCGCCGACCTCGCCCCCGGCACCCTGCTGGCCGCCTACCGGGTCGGGGCGTTCCCGATGGGGGTGGGACGACACGGTCGCCCACCGCTCGGCTGGTGGTCCCCGGACCCCCGCGGCGTCCTGCACCCCAGCGACCTGCGGGTGTCCCGCTCGCTGCGGCGCTCGATGCGCCGGTTCGAGCTGAGGGTCGACACTGCCTTCGATGAGGTCGTCGCCGGGTGCGCTGACCCTGGCCGGGACGGTCGCTGGATCACACCGGAGATCGCGGACGCCTACCGCCTGCTGCACGCCCTGGGCTGGGCGCACTCGGTGGAGACCTGGTGTGATGGCCGCCTGGCCGGCGGCCTGTACGGCGTCGCCGTCGGGGGCCTCTTCGCCGGGGAGTCGATGTTCCACCGGGAGACGGACGCGTCCAAGGCCGCCCTCGTCGGGCTCGTCGCGCTGCTGCGAGGCGACGGAGACCCGCGCCGGCTCATCGACGTCCAGTGGCGTACTGCGCACCTCGCCACGCTGGGGGTGACCGAGGTGCCACGGAAGCGGTACCTGCGGCTGCTGGAGCGCGCGCTCACCGCGCCCGACACCGACTGGGGCGTCCGGGATCCCAGCGTCTGA
- the erpA gene encoding iron-sulfur cluster insertion protein ErpA translates to MTETVSTTQTHGVELTTVAASKVKSLLEQEGRDDLRLRVAVQPGGCSGLIYQLYFDERTLDGDAVRDFDGVEVVVDRMSVPYLDGATIDFSDTIEKQGFTIDNPNAQSSCACGDSFS, encoded by the coding sequence ATGACCGAGACCGTCTCCACCACCCAGACCCACGGCGTCGAGCTGACCACCGTCGCGGCGAGCAAGGTCAAGAGCCTGCTCGAGCAGGAGGGACGTGACGACCTGCGGCTGCGCGTCGCCGTCCAGCCCGGCGGCTGCTCGGGCCTCATCTACCAGCTGTACTTCGACGAGCGGACTCTCGACGGCGACGCCGTCCGGGACTTCGACGGCGTCGAGGTCGTCGTCGACCGGATGAGCGTGCCGTACCTCGACGGGGCGACGATCGACTTCTCCGACACCATCGAGAAGCAGGGCTTCACGATCGACAACCCGAACGCGCAGTCGTCCTGCGCGTGCGGCGACTCCTTCAGCTGA